A region of Anguilla rostrata isolate EN2019 chromosome 10, ASM1855537v3, whole genome shotgun sequence DNA encodes the following proteins:
- the LOC135264950 gene encoding matrix metalloproteinase-17-like, which translates to MNFRKRRSARRDWIIFPAMFLVPIVCFLSETFAAPSLTAEQMNMGVDWLTKFGYLPPPDPVTGQLQTKEALTKAIKAMQKYGGLEETGELDEKTLVLMKTPRCSLPDVAEPESHPGRRRRSVPSQTKWSKRHLSWRIRTFPKESHQLGRDTVRALMYYALKVWSDVSPLNFHEVAGSEADIQVEFTKADHNDGYPFDGPGGTVAHAFYPGDRFTAGDTHFDDDEDWTFRSPDGMDLFAVAVHEFGHAIGLAHTSAIESIMRPYYQGPVGDPLKYSLPYEDKVRVWQLYGVRDSVSHTDRPDTSHSADPPVLLDLPENRSTVPLDPDAPDRCSTHFDAVAQIRGEAFFFKGKYFWRLTREKHLVSLRPAQIHRFWRGLPANLDSVDAVYERPGDHKIVFFKGLKYWVFKDNNVEEGYPRPIGDFGLPLEGVDGAFVWLHNEKTYFFKGSQYWRYDDHLRRMDLGYPKDSMLWKGVPPQLDDAMRWSDGASYFFKGKEYWRVVGSDMEVESGYPRPISKDWLLCADMQSDSPALEANGTETRSHGQRHASHAENNYEVCSCTSDSATALSLRPSLSLLGLPAFPCGMLTPLVTFAVVLCAPP; encoded by the exons GATTGGCTGACCAAGTTTGGGTACCTCCCACCCCCGGACCCTGTAACAGGACAGCTGCAGACCAAGGAGGCTCTGACCAAAGCCATCAAAGCCATGCAGAAGTATGGAGGATTGGAGGAGACAGGAGAGCTag ATGAAAAGACCCTGGTGCTGATGAAGACTCCACGCTGCTCTCTGCCAGACGTCGCAGAGCCAGAATCACATCCAGGCCGACGGAGACGTTCAGTGCCCTCCCAGACCAAGTGGAGCAAAAGACACCTGTCCTGGAG GATACGGACATTCCCGAAAGAGTCTCACCAGCTTGGCCGGGACACGGTGCGGGCCCTGATGTACTACGCCCTGAAGGTTTGGAGCGACGTCTCGCCCCTCAACTTCCACGAGGTGGCAGGCAGCGAGGCAGACATCCAGGTCGAGTTCACCAAGGCCGACCACAATGACGGGTACCCCTTCGATGGACCCGGGGGCACCGTGGCACACGCCTTCTACCCAGGAGACCGCTTCACTGCAGGGGACACACActttgatgatgatgaggacTGGACCTTCAGATCACCAG ATGGGATGGATCTGTTTGCGGTGGCCGTGCACGAGTTTGGTCATGCCATTGGCCTGGCGCACACCTCCGCCATCGAGTCCATCATGCGGCCGTACTACCAGGGCCCGGTGGGAGATCCGCTAAAGTACAGCCTCCCCTATGAGGACAAGGTCCGTGTCTGGCAGCTCTATG GGGTTCGAGATTCAGTATCTCACACGGACCGCCCTGATACCTCCCACAGTGCAGATCCCCCTGTCTTACTGGACCTCCCCGAAAACAGGTCGACTGTCCC GCTAGATCCTGACGCCCCAGACAGATGCAGCACTCACTTTGATGCCGTGGCCCAGATTCGTGGAGAAGCCTTCTTTTTCAAAG GAAAGTACTTCTGGCGTCTGACCCGAGAGAAGCACCTGGTGTCCCTGCGACCGGCCCAGATCCATCGGTTCTGGAGGGGACTGCCCGCCAACCTGGACAGCGTGGACGCTGTTTACGAGCGGCCTGGGGACCACAAGATCGTCTTCTTCAAAG GATTGAAATACTGGGTGTTCAAAGACAACAACGTGGAGGAGGGCTACCCCCGACCAATCGGCGATTTTGGCCTGCCACTAGAGGGTGTGGACGGCGCCTTCGTCTGGCTGCACAATGAAAAGACCTACTTCTTCAAGGGCAGCCAGTACTGGCGCTATGATGACCATCTACGGCGCATGGATCTGGGCTACCCCAAGGACAGCATGCTGTGGAAGGGAGTCCCTCCACAGCTGGATGATGCCATGAGGTGGTCTGATG GCGCCTCCTACTTCTTCAAGGGGAAGGAGTACTGGAGGGTGGTGGGGAGTGACATGGAGGTGGAGTCGGGGTACCCACGGCCCATTAGCAAGGACTGGCTGCTGTGTGCCGACATGCAGTCTGACTCTCCGGCCCTGGAGGCCAACGGCACAGAGACCCGCTCGCACGGCCAGCGCCACGCCAGCCATGCCGAGAACAACTACGAGGTGTGCTCCTGCACCTCTGACTCAGCCACGGCCCTCtcgctccgcccctccctctcgctccttGGGCTGCCGGCCTTTCCCTGCGGAATGCTGACCCCTCTGGTGACATTCGCTGTGGTCCTATGTGCACCTCCATGA